A region from the Spiroplasma taiwanense CT-1 genome encodes:
- a CDS encoding PolC-type DNA polymerase III — protein MKLEIKELFEKLNIFLNEEEEKYFENAIFYKEAEFDRELSKLRVFIKLSDFLPIHILHKVESALTTNTFIPTKLNLEVENQNYTKELIWNHIEYIKDLKAEIKTGAIKILSPLTVEYFEDYRIIFFNVSNEIEKNLLEEHREYYKNKLMKYGFRNIDLDIKILEKNKKNVLENVHSDYVKSVELNTKSEIQKSENTIIDKKVASFRQKFVSNEEILNNPTYSKLVDLEENAQNITIHGEVISKSIRKSKAGRNIYNLSITDGSSSVTCIFFQKNNDPTFFDELTEETKEKLTGYENQIIRKGDWVSFNGKYNFSTFDKTYIFYIEKYKKIESKKVFRKDSSSEKRVEMHIHTKMSVMDGVSTAKDYIHAAKRFGWKAIALTDHLNVQTFPDAYWALQEVNKNLKPEEKIKLIYGSELSMLQENIWFIKNPKNQNLRKSKFVVLDLETTGLSPEYDEIIEFGANVYDYAAGTHKKYDILIKPKKKLKNFTIELTGITNEMLETKNSIEIEFKKIMEIIQNGILIAHNANFDFNFLQVCAKKFGYAELTNTVIDTLALSRILQPKLKNHRLGTVAKAYQILYDDKIAHRADYDAEVLTNVYEHMWNEAKKITSIDYDIDWNKFAKDKFEDENYKRIRGYHVNVLAKNNEGLKNLYKVISYSHVKNFLNSPKIFQSELLNFRKEGNILIGSGCINGLVFEYARTGTFEMLQEAISIFDYIEIQPLSVYKKLIQTEDLDLETLKLILKKIIEESKKQNKIIIATSDAHYVEPELKVIRDIYINTKGLGGVYHPLYDFKQRVKDNPDQHLRTTNEMLEEFKWLEDSELIHEIVIKNTLKISDMIDEDVVPIKFGLYTPKIENVDKLLSDECFKNAKELYGQTLPKIVNDRLEKELASIIKHGFAVVYWICHLLVKKSNEDGYLVGSRGSVGSSFVATTSKITEVNPLKAHYRCLKCKYSDFETLEEFKCGYDLPEKKCPNCNEKLMGDGHDIPFETFLGFDGDKVPDIDLNFSGEYQPIAHNFTKQMFGEENVFRAGTISTVAEKTAYGYTLGYLEKKQINLETFRKAEIERLAELSTGVKRTTGQHPGGIIILPKEFEIEDFTPVNFPADDSQSDWLTTHFDFHSIHDNLLKMDILGHVDPTALRMLFDLTNIDPILIPTDDKKVYSLFSELSALNLTPEQIGGETTGAIGLPEFGTQFVRAMLKETKPQTFADLVQISGLSHGTDVYVGNAQTLIRDGIANISSVIGCRDDIMVYLMNKNIDSSTSFKIMESVRKGNGLSGEWINIMKKHNVPDWYINSCLKIKYMFPKAHATAYVLMAYRVAWYKIYYPEEYYATWFTTRSDFFDLESCIGGINKIKVKMEDIKYRINAKLAVSAKENGLLTIYEVLIEMLERGIEIKNIDFNISDAMKFVIVKDENTGKKVIYPPFNVIDSLGEAVANSIVKARTQTQIVNVNDLKQRTQVTQTQIEIFSKLKITDNLKDDEQLSFDF, from the coding sequence TTGAAATTAGAAATTAAAGAATTATTTGAAAAATTAAATATTTTTCTTAATGAAGAAGAAGAAAAATATTTTGAAAATGCAATATTTTATAAGGAAGCAGAATTTGATAGAGAATTAAGTAAATTAAGAGTATTTATTAAATTAAGTGATTTTCTACCAATACATATTCTTCATAAAGTGGAAAGTGCTCTAACAACAAATACTTTTATTCCAACGAAATTAAATTTAGAAGTAGAAAATCAAAACTATACAAAAGAATTAATTTGAAATCATATCGAATATATTAAAGACTTAAAAGCAGAAATTAAAACTGGAGCAATAAAGATTTTATCTCCTTTAACTGTTGAATATTTTGAAGATTATAGAATAATTTTTTTTAATGTTTCTAATGAGATAGAAAAAAATTTACTTGAAGAACATAGAGAATATTATAAAAATAAATTAATGAAATATGGTTTTAGAAATATTGATTTAGATATTAAAATTCTGGAAAAAAATAAAAAAAATGTCCTAGAAAATGTTCATAGTGATTATGTGAAATCAGTTGAATTAAACACAAAGTCAGAAATTCAAAAAAGTGAAAATACTATAATTGATAAAAAAGTTGCTTCATTTAGACAAAAGTTTGTTTCAAATGAAGAAATACTAAATAATCCAACCTATTCAAAATTGGTAGATTTAGAAGAAAATGCTCAAAATATTACAATTCATGGTGAAGTTATTTCAAAATCAATTCGAAAATCAAAAGCTGGAAGAAATATTTATAATCTTTCAATCACAGATGGAAGCTCATCTGTAACTTGTATTTTTTTTCAAAAAAATAATGACCCAACTTTTTTTGATGAATTGACTGAAGAAACAAAGGAAAAATTAACTGGTTATGAGAATCAAATAATAAGAAAAGGTGATTGAGTTTCTTTTAATGGTAAATATAATTTTTCTACTTTTGATAAAACATATATTTTTTATATTGAAAAATATAAAAAAATTGAATCAAAAAAGGTATTTAGAAAAGATAGTTCATCTGAAAAAAGAGTAGAGATGCATATTCATACAAAAATGTCAGTAATGGATGGAGTAAGTACTGCAAAAGATTATATTCATGCTGCAAAAAGATTTGGTTGAAAAGCAATTGCTTTGACAGATCACTTAAATGTTCAAACTTTTCCTGATGCATATTGAGCTCTTCAAGAAGTAAATAAGAATTTAAAACCAGAGGAAAAAATAAAATTAATTTATGGTAGTGAACTTTCAATGCTTCAAGAAAATATTTGATTTATAAAAAATCCAAAAAATCAAAATTTACGAAAATCAAAATTTGTTGTTTTGGACTTAGAAACAACTGGATTGTCACCAGAGTATGATGAAATAATTGAATTTGGAGCTAATGTTTATGATTATGCAGCAGGAACTCATAAAAAATATGATATTTTAATTAAACCAAAAAAGAAATTAAAGAATTTTACAATTGAACTTACAGGAATAACAAATGAAATGTTAGAAACTAAAAATTCAATTGAGATTGAATTTAAAAAAATTATGGAAATAATTCAAAATGGAATTTTAATAGCTCATAATGCTAATTTTGACTTTAATTTTTTGCAAGTTTGTGCAAAAAAATTTGGTTATGCAGAACTTACAAATACAGTTATTGATACTTTGGCACTTTCAAGAATTTTACAACCAAAATTGAAAAATCATAGATTAGGAACAGTTGCTAAAGCATATCAAATTTTATATGATGATAAAATTGCCCATCGTGCAGATTATGATGCAGAAGTTTTAACAAATGTTTATGAACATATGTGAAATGAAGCAAAAAAAATAACTTCAATAGATTATGATATAGATTGAAATAAATTTGCAAAAGATAAATTTGAAGATGAAAATTATAAAAGAATTAGAGGATATCATGTAAATGTTCTTGCAAAAAATAATGAGGGTTTAAAAAATCTTTATAAAGTAATTTCTTATTCACATGTAAAAAACTTTTTAAATAGTCCAAAAATATTTCAATCAGAATTACTTAATTTTAGAAAAGAAGGAAATATTTTAATTGGTAGTGGATGTATTAATGGTCTTGTTTTTGAATATGCAAGAACTGGAACATTTGAAATGTTACAAGAAGCTATTTCAATATTTGATTATATTGAAATTCAACCACTTAGCGTATATAAAAAATTAATTCAAACTGAAGACTTAGATTTGGAAACTTTAAAATTAATTCTTAAAAAAATAATAGAGGAATCTAAGAAGCAAAATAAAATAATAATTGCAACAAGTGATGCGCATTATGTCGAGCCTGAATTGAAAGTAATTCGTGATATTTATATAAATACAAAAGGTTTGGGTGGAGTTTATCATCCACTCTATGATTTTAAGCAAAGAGTTAAAGATAATCCAGATCAACACTTGAGAACAACAAATGAAATGTTAGAAGAATTTAAATGGCTTGAAGATAGTGAATTAATTCATGAAATTGTAATAAAAAATACTTTAAAAATTTCAGATATGATTGATGAAGATGTTGTTCCAATAAAATTTGGTCTATACACACCAAAAATTGAAAATGTTGATAAATTATTATCAGATGAATGTTTTAAAAATGCAAAAGAGTTGTATGGTCAAACTTTACCAAAGATTGTTAATGATAGATTAGAAAAAGAACTTGCCTCAATAATAAAACATGGTTTTGCTGTTGTTTATTGAATTTGTCATTTACTTGTTAAAAAATCAAATGAAGATGGCTATTTGGTTGGAAGTCGTGGTTCTGTGGGTAGTTCGTTTGTTGCAACAACTTCAAAAATTACTGAAGTAAATCCATTAAAAGCACATTATCGTTGTTTAAAATGTAAATATTCAGATTTTGAAACTTTAGAAGAGTTTAAGTGTGGTTATGATTTACCAGAAAAAAAATGTCCAAATTGTAATGAAAAATTAATGGGAGATGGTCATGATATACCATTTGAAACATTTCTGGGTTTTGATGGAGATAAAGTACCAGATATTGACTTAAACTTTTCTGGAGAATATCAACCAATTGCACATAATTTTACAAAACAAATGTTTGGTGAAGAAAATGTTTTTAGAGCAGGTACAATTTCAACTGTTGCTGAAAAAACAGCTTATGGATATACATTAGGTTATCTTGAAAAAAAACAGATTAACTTAGAAACTTTTAGAAAAGCTGAGATTGAAAGACTTGCAGAATTATCAACAGGAGTAAAAAGAACAACAGGACAACATCCTGGAGGAATAATAATATTACCAAAAGAATTTGAAATTGAAGATTTTACTCCAGTTAATTTTCCAGCAGATGATTCACAAAGTGATTGACTAACTACTCATTTTGATTTTCATTCAATTCATGATAATTTATTAAAAATGGATATTTTAGGGCATGTTGATCCAACTGCTTTAAGAATGTTATTTGATTTAACAAATATTGATCCAATATTAATTCCTACAGATGATAAAAAAGTTTATTCTTTGTTTTCAGAATTAAGTGCACTTAATTTAACACCAGAACAAATTGGTGGAGAAACAACAGGAGCAATTGGTTTACCTGAATTTGGAACTCAATTTGTTAGAGCTATGTTAAAAGAAACTAAGCCACAAACTTTTGCAGATTTAGTACAAATTTCTGGTTTAAGTCATGGAACAGATGTATATGTTGGAAATGCGCAAACTTTAATTCGTGATGGAATTGCAAATATATCTTCTGTTATTGGATGTAGAGATGATATTATGGTTTATTTGATGAATAAAAATATTGATTCTTCAACTTCATTTAAAATAATGGAAAGTGTTAGAAAAGGAAACGGTCTTTCTGGAGAATGAATAAACATTATGAAAAAACATAATGTTCCAGATTGATATATAAATAGTTGTTTAAAAATTAAATATATGTTTCCAAAAGCACATGCAACCGCTTATGTTTTAATGGCATATAGAGTTGCTTGATATAAAATTTATTATCCTGAAGAATATTATGCAACTTGATTTACAACAAGGTCAGATTTTTTTGATTTAGAAAGTTGTATTGGTGGTATTAATAAAATTAAAGTTAAAATGGAAGATATAAAATACAGAATAAATGCTAAATTAGCAGTTTCTGCAAAAGAAAATGGATTATTGACAATTTATGAAGTATTAATTGAAATGCTTGAAAGAGGTATTGAAATAAAAAATATAGATTTTAATATTTCTGATGCAATGAAATTTGTTATTGTAAAAGATGAAAATACAGGAAAAAAAGTAATTTATCCTCCATTTAATGTAATTGATTCTTTAGGTGAAGCTGTTGCAAATTCTATTGTTAAAGCAAGAACTCAAACACAAATTGTCAATGTAAATGATTTAAAACAAAGAACACAAGTAACACAAACACAAATTGAAATTTTTAGTAAATTAAAAATTACAGATAACTTAAAAGATGACGAACAACTTTCATTTGATTTTTAG
- the rseP gene encoding RIP metalloprotease RseP has protein sequence MSSGLIVLAFFIGILVMLILITIHEFGHFIVAKLSNAYVYEFSIGFGPRIFVWKRKETWFSIRVIPLGGYCSIASDKVDPPSEREDEEVPNERKLDYIARWKKMFFILAGPAMNLAIALLLFTSIFAALQVKKNDMSYFGATYDQEKIAAKLILKKEQLDNPEINYIGQEYVIWGWTMKTINPESQEEIVLFDNICNTTEQNQTECLDEKINTEDNNQSANYEKTVYNFLNNLSKANGYENVQIMFSYKKVDKYSGVSNENPKYTEFSDYKSGETIGIAAPNRLYRSVGEAYGAGWKETFKDSISILQALGMVFTGQFDQLAGPVGVARQTATLLGSADQFFLYVAMISANLFILNLIFIPPLDGYRLLENFIEMIIKKELPYKYKIIVNSVGAILFLLLFIIITIKDFII, from the coding sequence ATGAGTAGTGGTTTAATAGTATTGGCATTTTTTATTGGTATATTAGTAATGTTAATTTTAATTACAATACATGAATTTGGACATTTCATAGTAGCTAAATTATCAAATGCATATGTTTATGAATTTTCAATTGGTTTTGGACCAAGAATTTTTGTATGAAAAAGAAAAGAAACTTGATTTTCAATAAGAGTAATTCCACTTGGTGGGTATTGTTCTATTGCATCTGATAAAGTAGATCCTCCAAGTGAAAGAGAAGATGAAGAAGTTCCAAATGAGAGAAAATTAGATTATATTGCAAGATGAAAAAAAATGTTTTTTATTTTGGCAGGTCCAGCTATGAATTTAGCGATTGCTTTGCTTTTATTTACTTCAATTTTTGCAGCTCTACAAGTTAAAAAAAATGATATGTCTTATTTTGGTGCAACTTATGATCAAGAAAAAATTGCAGCAAAATTAATATTAAAAAAAGAGCAACTTGATAATCCAGAAATTAATTATATTGGTCAAGAATATGTAATTTGAGGTTGAACAATGAAAACAATTAATCCTGAATCTCAAGAAGAAATTGTTTTATTTGACAATATTTGTAATACAACAGAACAAAATCAAACAGAATGTCTTGATGAAAAAATAAATACTGAAGACAATAATCAATCTGCAAATTATGAAAAAACAGTATACAATTTTTTAAATAATTTATCTAAAGCAAATGGATATGAAAATGTTCAAATTATGTTTAGTTATAAAAAAGTAGATAAATATTCGGGAGTTTCAAATGAAAATCCAAAATACACAGAATTTTCTGATTATAAATCAGGAGAAACAATTGGAATTGCTGCTCCAAATAGACTTTACAGAAGTGTAGGGGAAGCTTATGGTGCAGGTTGAAAAGAAACCTTTAAAGATTCAATTTCAATTCTTCAAGCTTTAGGGATGGTTTTTACAGGTCAATTTGACCAATTGGCGGGTCCAGTTGGAGTTGCGAGACAAACAGCAACTTTATTAGGAAGTGCAGATCAATTCTTTTTATATGTTGCAATGATCAGTGCAAATTTATTTATTTTAAATTTAATATTTATTCCTCCACTTGATGGATATAGATTATTAGAAAATTTTATTGAAATGATTATAAAAAAAGAATTACCATATAAATATAAGATCATTGTAAATAGTGTTGGAGCAATTTTATTTTTATTATTATTTATTATAATTACAATAAAGGACTTCATTATTTAG
- the dxr gene encoding 1-deoxy-D-xylulose-5-phosphate reductoisomerase yields MKNVILFGASGNIGKQCIEILKNNKDKFNLVAISVGKNVSELDLILKEFKNIKKVYSTQKTEMNLKFKDVSFFNDNINSLFSTEDEIVINALSGFFGLQVTLKSIEKSLILLNANKESFVTAGDLINLKLKEFPKAKIFPLDSEHCAIFQCLETQNKPSKIYLTASGGSFRELTLEQTKNVSKTEALNHPNWNMGNKITIDSATMFNKAFEILEAYHLFKVKNIVTLIHPQAIIHSMVEFSDFSIKAQLSVPDMKQVINYFLNYPNRKKFTNQKAINFKEIVKLELKEIDQLRFKPIKFALDCINSKNSKAIALNAANEICVDSFLKEKINFFQITEIVERIFNNTINFNYNNYEEIFNFDQEIRIETKRIIEGFINE; encoded by the coding sequence ATGAAAAATGTAATTTTATTTGGAGCTTCAGGAAATATTGGAAAGCAATGTATTGAAATACTAAAAAATAATAAAGATAAATTTAATTTAGTTGCTATAAGTGTTGGTAAAAATGTTTCAGAACTTGATTTAATTTTAAAGGAATTTAAAAATATTAAAAAAGTTTATTCAACACAAAAAACTGAAATGAATTTAAAATTTAAAGATGTTAGTTTTTTTAATGATAATATAAATAGTTTATTTTCAACTGAAGATGAAATTGTAATAAATGCTTTAAGTGGTTTTTTCGGTTTACAAGTTACATTAAAGTCAATTGAAAAAAGTTTAATTTTATTAAATGCTAATAAAGAGTCTTTTGTGACTGCAGGAGACTTAATAAATTTAAAATTGAAAGAATTTCCTAAAGCTAAAATATTTCCACTAGATTCAGAACATTGTGCGATTTTTCAATGTTTAGAAACTCAAAACAAGCCCTCAAAAATTTATTTAACAGCTTCAGGAGGAAGTTTTAGAGAATTAACACTAGAGCAAACTAAAAACGTTTCAAAAACAGAAGCATTAAATCATCCAAATTGAAATATGGGAAATAAAATAACTATTGATAGTGCAACAATGTTCAATAAAGCTTTTGAAATACTAGAAGCCTATCATTTGTTTAAAGTTAAAAATATAGTAACTTTAATTCATCCACAAGCAATAATTCATTCGATGGTGGAATTTAGCGATTTTAGTATAAAAGCACAATTATCAGTTCCAGATATGAAACAAGTCATAAATTATTTTTTAAATTATCCTAATAGAAAAAAATTTACAAATCAAAAAGCAATTAATTTTAAAGAAATAGTGAAATTAGAATTAAAAGAAATAGATCAATTAAGATTTAAACCAATAAAATTTGCTTTGGATTGTATTAACTCAAAAAATTCAAAAGCAATTGCTTTGAATGCAGCAAATGAAATTTGCGTCGATTCTTTTTTAAAAGAAAAAATAAATTTTTTTCAAATTACAGAAATTGTTGAAAGAATATTTAATAATACAATTAATTTTAATTACAATAATTATGAAGAGATTTTTAATTTTGATCAAGAAATAAGAATAGAAACAAAAAGAATAATAGAGGGATTTATTAATGAGTAG